A stretch of the Malus sylvestris chromosome 10, drMalSylv7.2, whole genome shotgun sequence genome encodes the following:
- the LOC126585344 gene encoding uncharacterized protein LOC126585344, whose translation MAMARRLPTLHHRDSETPSFQASLSWCRTLAPDHLLPSSSPSTSTATHSSPPFNRDQYVAFHEMYGQGGSWGCESCSGDTRQTLQHTGCRRHRDSGEADCEESS comes from the exons ATGGCAATGGCTCGGAGGCTTCCTACCCTCCATCACCGTGACTCCGAAACGCCATCGTtccaagcctcactctcatgGTGTCGGACTTTAGCTCCAGACCATCTCCTTCCTTCGTCATCTCCTTCCACCTCTACCGCCACTCATTCGTCTCCTCCCTTCAA CAGGGACCAATACGTGGCGTTTCATGAAATGTACGGCCAGGGCGGGAGCTGGGGCTGTGAATCTTGCTCGGGGGACACCCGTCAGACCCTCCAGCATACTGGTTGTCGGCGCCACCGAGACTCTGGGGAGGCAGATTGTGAGGAGAGCAGTTGA
- the LOC126584347 gene encoding disease resistance protein RPV1-like: protein YDVFLSFRGVDTRDTFTSHLYSALVRKKIETYIDYKLESGDKIAPNLLEAIEKSKLSVVIFSKNYASSTWCLEELAHILECKDRYGQIVVPIFYGVDPSHVRKQQGSYGDAFAQLEQRFKDSMDKVLKWRAALTDAADISGFDASNKTGTEADFVEKVAQDVLSKLNHKSSSNLKGLVGIEIQIEQIESLLCIDSPDVCTVGIWGMGGIGKTTLAEAVFHRLTSKFEASCFLPNVREESERHGLKHLRNVLLREILNEKDLNIDTPSIGRSFVRERLSRTKVLIVLDDVNDSSQLELLVGDDIQFGCGSRIIITTRDRRLLKKMADADKIFKVEGLRCDEALQLFHLHAFKNDSMGSYYTELSRMVVDYAGGIPLALIILGSLFLHCESKQDWEDQLNELKKFPNHKIQNVLRLSFDGLEKNAKEIFLDIACFYKGMDIRLAKEMLDIRGFFAGGIKVLIDKSLISISEMNCLEMHDLLQEMGLEMVREQCIEEPGKRSRLFTEEDVSHVLKNNTGTATVECIFFNMSKIKELHLNPAAFKKMYNLRVLEIYNSSSLDNKCSKLYLPEGLQSLPDTLSYLHWEGYPLKYFPSKFSPQNLVNIQMAHSQVEQLWSKGQKLANLKVIDFSFSKRLTEIPDLSLSRKIEHINLGCCKSLVEIPSYFQYLDKLSFLGLRGCSNLKYLPELPISIKTLYLSETAIKELPSSVWSNENLSHLDIDFCKDLENLPSCSCKLKFPFRFSIEGCSSLRKVWELPRDIQELFLNGTAIETLPSSIECLFGLTEIGLKDCKSLVSLPTSICKLKCLEGLDLTGCSKFECFPEILEPMEHLKFLSLKGTAVKELPSSIEFLSHLLIIDLKNCQRFMSLPKSICKLKSLWKLNLKECCRFNCFPEILEPMERLEFLSLRRTAVKELPSSIENLIGLETLDLRLCKKLEFVPSSMYNLNCLRTLSFDGCSKLIKLPSSAFGLNDLEEATLSYSGILEIPDRLVCLTSLRGLDLRGTMVKWIPASIKQASRLSCLLLNNCKSLRSLPELPGVRWLEAHGCTSLEKVSSLRTQLVQGRDDYEHGVYGRIPEKLIFSGCLKLDENARNSIMDDAHLRILRMAASHNVESLDGNSLVTIVCPGNEIPNWSGAQNEGSSINIRLPPNCFGSDFLGFVFSLLVEFDNYNVEQGLEFGCKSTLKGNSGKSHEFSCRLCDRLWGETQGEESNGYNFNSDHVFVWYNTFDLVGGAQCSTALHNGVTEASVEFYPKDHHDRPLNSYTVKVKRCGVRLLYAEDTKQAEVIVVLVVIFGNFYLGLDSGGVQVVDREIWLHLLLLLLYLDPLLPRRCMICFRKWVGQLFVNNALKSLENVRGSVEAVFFNISEIEEQHLNHADFKKMNQPKFLNVDNSSCGQLNFSLDLPNSLCYLYCCGFPFKSLPSKFSLKNLVELRMPHILVDQLWKKGQNLMSLKVLDLSYSSNLTEIPNLSQCLKIEYLNLFGCTSLVEIPSYFQFLDKLTYVQLGWCKSLNYLLEMPGNIEFLSLQSSGIKELPLSVWSNERISEFNIEDCKELEKLPSSTCNLKVSGTFSLDHCLSLGEFSELPKDISVLDLARTSTKLLPVSSMAHLFSLTTVKLKDCQKLGSLPIGICKLNSLKELDLTGCSRFKYFPVILDPKEHLEFLSLEETAIKELHSTIEFLPVLKTFQLKGCKRLESFPTSIFKLKCLEGLDLSGCSRFEYFPEILEPMEHLEFLCFKGTAVKKLPCSIDNLIGLQTFDLHLCGNFEVVPSSIYNLKNLVTLNFYACQKLKELPFGTVSLISSEVLNLGRSGISEIPDSLVCSASLKEVNLSETLIRSIPACIKEAPRLSRLWLTNCKMLQSLPELPVLVYLEAEGCTSLKTLSSSRTTLTQGWDKFCQEIQLF, encoded by the exons TATGATGTGTTTCTTAGTTTCAGAGGTGTTGACACCCGCGATACTTTCACCAGCCATCTCTATTCCGCTTTAGTTCGGAAGAAAATTGAGACCTACATTGATTACAAGCTTGAGAGTGGGGATAAAATTGCACCCAACCTTCTAGAAGCAATCGAAAAATCAAAGCTTTCGGTCGTCATTTTCTCGAAAAACTATGCTTCTTCCACATGGTGTTTGGAGGAACTTGCGCATATACTAGAATGCAAGGATAGATACGGACAGATtgttgtacccattttttacgGCGTAGATCCATCCCATGTACGAAAACAGCAGGGGAGTTATGGAGATGCATTTGCTCAACTTGAACAACGTTTCAAGGACAGTATGGACAAGGTGCTCAAGTGGAGGGCTGCTTTGACGGATGCAGCCGATATCTCTGGGTTTGATGCCTCAAACAAAACAGG GACAGAGGCCGATTTTGTTGAGAAAGTTGCCCAAGATGTTTTGAGCAAATTGAATCACAAATCGTCAAGCAACTTAAAGGGCCTGGTCGGAATTGAAATCCAAATTGAGCAAATTGAATCATTATTATGCATTGATTCACCAGATGTTTGCACTGTGGGTATTTGGGGAATGGGTGGTATTGGCAAGACTACCCTTGCTGAAGCTGTTTTTCACCGACTCACTTCTAAATTTGAGGCTTCATGTTTTCTTCCAAATGTGAGGGAGGAGTCAGAAAGACATGGACTAAAGCACTTGCGGAATGTACTTCTTCGTGAGATACTAAACGAAAAAGATCTAAATATTGACACTCCATCTATAGGACGAAGTTTTGTTCGAGAAAGGCTCAGCCGTACAAAGGTACTCATTGTTCTTGACGATGTGAATGATTCAAGCCAATTGGAACTTCTAGTTGGTGATGATATTCAGTTTGGTTGCGGAAGTCGAatcattataacaactagagaCAGACGACTACTTAAGAAAATGGCTGATGCTGACAAGATATTCAAGGTTGAGGGATTAAGGTGTGATGAAGCTCTTCAGCTCTTTCATTTGCACGCTTTCAAAAATGACTCTATGGGGTCATATTATACAGAGTTGTCAAGAATGGTGGTCGATTATGCTGGAGGCATACCACTAGCTCTTATAATTTTGGGCTCCTTATTCCTTCACTGTGAGAGCAAACAAGACTGGGAAGATCAATTGAACGAGTTGAAAAAGTTTCCCAACCATAAAATTCAGAATGTGTTGAGACTAAGTTTcgatggattagaaaaaaatgcaAAGGAGATATTTCTTGATATAGCATGTTTTTACAAAGGGATGGATATACGTCTTGCAAAAGAAATGTTAGATATTCGTGGTTTTTTTGCAGGAGGTATTAAAGTTCTCATTGATAAGTCTCTCATTTCAATTTCAGAGATGAACTGCCTAGAAATGCATGATTTACTACAAGAAATGGGACTGGAAATGGTTCGTGAGCAGTGTATTGAGGAGCCCGGAAAACGCAGTAGGTTATTCACTGAGGAGGATGTCTCTCATGTATTGAAGAATAATACA GGAACTGCAACAGTTGAATGCATATTCTTTAATATGTCTAAGATTAAAGAGCTACACTTGAATCCCGCAGCCTTCAAAAAGATGTATAATCTGAGAGTGCTGGAGATCTATAATTCTTCTAGCTTGGACAATAAGTGCAGCAAATTGTACCTTCCTGAAGGTCTTCAGTCTCTTCCCGATACGCTTAGTTATCTTCACTGGGAGGGATACCCTTTGAAATattttccatcaaaattttctCCTCAGAATCTCGTTAACATTCAAATGGCCCACAGTCAAGTCGAACAGCTTTGGAGTAAAGGCCAG AAACTTGCGAATTTaaaagtgattgattttagctTCTCCAAACGCCTGACTGAAATTCCAGATCTCTCCCTGAGTCGAAAAATTGAACATATAAATCTTGGTTGCTGTAAAAGTTTGGTTGAAATTCCTTCGTATTTTCAATATCTTGACAAACTTAGTTTTCTTGGGCTGAGAGGATGCTCGAATCTCAAATATCTTCCGGAGTTGCCAATTAGCATTAAAACCTTATATTTGTCAGAGACTGCAATAAAGGAATTGCCTTCATCAGTTTGGTCAAACGAAAATCTTTCTCACCTGGATATCGATTTTTGTAAAGATCTTGAGAATCTTCCAAGCTGCAGTTGCAAGCTGAAATTCCCCTTTCGGTTTAGTATAGAGGGCTGCTCATCACTTCGCAAGGTTTGGGAGCTTCCTAGGGATATACAAGAGTTATTTTTGAATGGGACAGCAATAGAAACATTGCCTTCATCAATTGAGTGTCTCTTTGGTCTTACTGAAATTGGACTGAAAGATTGCAAAAGTCTCGTCAGTCTCCCTACGAGCATATGTAAGTTGAAATGTCTTGAGGGACTTGATCTCACTGGTTGCTCTAAATTTGAATGCTTCCCAGAAATTTTGGAGCCTATGGAACATCTGAAGTTTCTTTCATTAAAGGGAACAGCAGTTAAAGAGCTACCTTCATCAATCGAatttctctctcatctcctaATCATTGACTTGAAAAATTGCCAAAGATTCATGAGTCTCCCGAAGAGCATTTGTAAGTTGAAATCCCTTTGGAAGCTTAACCTGAAAGAGTGCTGTAGATTCAACTGTTTCCCTGAAATCTTGGAGCCTATGGAACGTCTAGAGTTTCTTAGTTTAAGAAGGACAGCAGTTAAAGAGCTGCCCTCATCAATCGAAAATCTAATTGGGCTTGAAACATTAGATCTCCGTCTGTGCAAGAAGCTTGAGTTTGTCCCAAGCAGCATGTACAATTTAAACTGTCTTAGAACTCTCAGCTTTGATGGCTGTTCTAAACTTATAAAATTGCCTTCATCCGCATTTGGCTTGAACGATTTGGAAGAAGCAACTCTCAGTTATTCCGGTATATTAGAAATCCCTGATCGCCTCGTTTGCTTAACCTCATTACGAGGATTAGATCTAAGAGGAACCATGGTTAAGTGGATACCAGCAAGCATCAAACAAGCTTCTCGGCTGTCTTGCCTGTTGTTAAATAATTGCAAAAGCCTTCGATCTTTACCCGAGCTCCCAGGGGTACGTTGGCTGGAAGCACATGGTTGCACTTCTCTggagaaagtgtcaagtttaaGGACTCAACTTGTACAAGGTCGTGATGATTATGAACATGGAGTTTATGGAAGGATCCCCGAGAAACTTATATTTTCTGGTTGCTTGAAATTGGATGAGAATGCGCGGAACAGCATAATGGACGACGCACATCTTCGAATTTTGCGAATGGCGGCGTCACACAATGTGGAATCGTTGGATGGAAATTCTTTAGTTACCATTGTATGTCCAGGAAATGAAATTCCTAATTGGTCCGGAGCTCAAAATGAGGGATCTTCGATAAATATCCGTCTTCCTCCAAATTGTTTTGGGTCAGACTTCTTGGGCTTCgttttctctcttcttgttGAATTTGACAACTATAATGTTGAACAAGGATTGGAGTTCGGATGTAAATCCACACTCAAAGGGAATAGTGGTAAAAGCCATGAATTTAGCTGTCGTTTGTGTGATCGACTGTGGGGTGAAACCCAAGGTGAAGAAAGCAACGGCTACAATTTCAATTCGGACCACGTGTTTGTGTGGTATAATACATTTGACCTTGTGGGGGGAGCACAATGCTCTACTGCTCTTCACAATGGTGTCACTGAGGCATCTGTTGAGTTCTACCCCAAAGATCATCATGACAGACCGCTTAACTCATACACAGTGAAGGTAAAAAGGTGTGGAGTCCGCCTGTTGTATGCTGAAGATACTAAGCAAGCGGAAGTGATA GTTGTTTTGGTCGTAATATTTGGCAACTTCTATCTTGGTCTGGACTCCGGAG GTGTGCAGGTTGTGGATAGGGAGATatggcttcatcttcttcttctcctcctttaTCTAGACCCTCTCCTCCCGAGA AGATGCATGATTTGCTTCAGGAAATGGGTCGGGCAATTGTTCGTGAACAATGCGTTGAAGAGCCTGGAAAACGTAAGAGGTT CTGTTGAAGCCGTTTTCTTTAACATATCTGAGATTGAAGAACAACACTTGAATCATGCAGATTTCAAAAAAATGAATCAACCGAAGTTCCTAAATGTTGATAATTCTAGCTGTGGCCAATTAAACTTTTCTCTAGATCTTCCCAATTCTCTTTGTTATCTTTACTGCTGTGGATTTCCTTTCAAATCTTTGCCGTcaaaattttctctaaaaaatcTTGTTGAGCTTCGAATGCCCCACATCCTAGTTGATCAACTTTGGAAGAAAGGCCAG AATCTTATGAGCTTAAAAGTGCTTGATCTTAGTTACTCTAGCAATTTGACTGAAATTCCAAATCTCTCTCAGTGTTTGAAGATTGAGTATCTAAATCTTTTTGGTTGTACAAGTTTGGTTGAAATTCCTTCGTATTTTCAATTTCTAGACAAGCTTACTTATGTTCAACTTGGATGGTGCAAGAGTCTCAATTATCTCCTAGAGATGCCAGGCAATATCGAATTCTTAAGTTTACAAAGCTCTGGTATAAAGGAGTTGCCATTATCAGTTTGGTCTAATGAAAGAATTTCTGAGTTTAATATTGAGGATTGTAAAGAACTTGAGAAACTTCCAAGCAGCACTTGTAATCTGAAAGTCTCTGGTACTTTTAGTCTAGATCACTGCTTATCTCTTGGCGAGTTTTCCGAGCTTCCCAAGGATATTAGTGTGTTAGATTTGGCTAGGACATCAACAAAATTATTGCCTGTATCATCAATGGCGCACCTCTTTAGTCTCACTACAGTTAAACTAAAGGATTGCCAAAAGCTTGGGAGTCTCCCAATTGGCATTTGCAAGTTGAATTCTCTTAAGGAACTCGATCTCACTGGTTGCTCTAGATTTAAATACTTCCCAGTCATCTTGGATCCAAAGGAACATTTGGAGTTTCTTAGTTTAGAAGAAACAGCTATTAAAGAGCTACACTCAACAATCGAATTTCTCCCTgttctcaaaacatttcaattaaaaGGTTGCAAAAGGCTTGAAAGTTTCCCAACGAGCATTTTTAAGTTGAAATGTCTTGAGGGACTTGATCTCTCTGGTTGCTCTAGATTCGAATACTTCCCAGAAATATTGGAGCCAATGGAACATCTGGAGTTTCTTTGTTTCAAAGGGACTGCGGTTAAAAAGCTTCCTTGTTCGATTGATAATCTAATTGGGCTTCAAACATTTGATCTCCATCTTTGCGGGAACTTTGAGGTTGTCCCAAGCAGCATCtacaatttaaaaaatcttGTAACTCTCAACTTTTATGCTTGTCAGAAACTCAAAGAATTACCTTTCGGCACTGTCAGTTTGATCTCTTCGGAAGTACTAAACCTTGGTCGCAGCGGTATATCAGAAATCCCTGATAGTCTCGTTTGCTCAGCTTCATTGAAAGAGGTAAATCTGAGTGAAACCCTGATTAGGAGCATACCTGCATGCATCAAAGAAGCACCTCGTCTGTCTCGCCTGTGGTTAACCAATTGCAAGATGCTTCAGTCTTTACCAGAGCTCCCAGTGCTAGTATATCTTGAAGCAGAAGGTTGCACATCACTAAAGACACTGTCAAGTTCAAGGACAACACTCACGCAAGGTTGGGATAAATTTTGTCAAGAAATACAACTTTTTTGA